From a single Collibacillus ludicampi genomic region:
- a CDS encoding methyl-accepting chemotaxis protein, which yields MRKGVKGLFSFDVKKRLILSFAIILIIPSMIIGWVSYQTAKTKVAVEIQQAADENVKLINQTINEAIQAKMRDIDYFSQRVNQEDLNSKDHLPVKEQLDAYAKLHPDLLSIYVGTTTGEFIQSPKLSLPSGYDPRNRPWYQMAMNHKGNIIITEPFSTASTGQMTVTIAKTLQDGSGVVALNLNLQYLSDVVSQVKIGKNGYVFLLDKTSKVIVHPAMKPGTEAKGYESDMMSKRDSGVFDYLYDGQSKYIDFVSNKTTGWKIAATWKADEIDAAASSIFHTTMLVIVLSLFAGAVIVWLIIRSISGRFKELNDAAERISQGDLTETIQVRANHEFDKLAMAFNHMSESLRTIINQVQETADHVAASSIELRASAEQTSKATEQVAMAIQEVASGTENQTRGAEESAKAMEEMAAGISRIAESSSIVSEVASETMQQAEEGNRFVQNTVKQMNAISDSVKRSEESILHLVERAHAIEKIVELITNIADQTSLLALNAAIEAARAGESGRGFAVVADEVRKLAERTAESTKQITYLIEETQKDTKSTVEYMGQVKKEVESGLSVAQETEQKFVRIFESMNRIAGQIQEVAATAQQLSAGTQQVAASVEEMARVSQETAAHSQNVAAITEEQLASMEEIGSSAANLEKMVEELQSLMQRFKV from the coding sequence TTGAGAAAAGGGGTTAAGGGTTTGTTTTCATTCGATGTAAAAAAGAGATTGATCCTGTCATTCGCGATCATTCTGATCATTCCCAGTATGATCATTGGTTGGGTCTCCTATCAGACGGCGAAAACCAAAGTCGCTGTCGAGATTCAACAAGCTGCTGACGAGAACGTTAAGCTCATCAACCAAACGATCAATGAGGCTATCCAAGCCAAAATGCGCGATATTGATTACTTTTCACAGAGGGTGAATCAGGAAGATCTCAACAGTAAAGATCATCTGCCCGTGAAAGAACAACTGGATGCCTATGCCAAACTCCATCCGGATCTACTTTCAATCTACGTGGGAACAACTACCGGAGAATTTATTCAATCCCCGAAACTCTCCCTTCCTTCTGGATATGATCCCCGCAATCGGCCTTGGTATCAGATGGCCATGAACCATAAGGGGAATATCATCATCACAGAACCTTTTTCGACTGCCAGCACCGGCCAAATGACTGTGACCATCGCGAAAACGTTGCAAGACGGATCCGGGGTTGTCGCGCTTAATTTGAACCTGCAATATTTATCAGATGTCGTGAGTCAGGTAAAAATCGGAAAAAACGGATATGTATTTCTATTGGATAAGACGAGTAAGGTGATTGTCCATCCTGCGATGAAGCCGGGTACCGAAGCGAAAGGCTATGAATCGGATATGATGTCCAAACGGGATTCCGGTGTCTTCGATTATTTATATGATGGTCAGAGCAAGTACATTGATTTTGTTAGCAACAAAACGACAGGGTGGAAAATTGCCGCCACATGGAAGGCGGATGAAATTGACGCAGCCGCTTCATCCATCTTTCACACGACAATGCTTGTTATCGTTCTTTCCTTATTTGCAGGCGCAGTCATTGTCTGGCTGATCATTCGCTCCATCTCAGGCCGCTTCAAAGAATTGAACGATGCGGCGGAGAGAATCAGTCAAGGTGACCTCACAGAAACGATACAAGTGAGGGCGAATCATGAGTTTGACAAACTGGCCATGGCCTTTAATCACATGAGTGAATCTCTACGCACAATTATTAATCAGGTGCAGGAAACCGCTGACCATGTGGCGGCTTCTTCTATCGAGTTGAGAGCGAGCGCCGAACAAACGAGCAAGGCAACGGAACAGGTGGCTATGGCGATTCAAGAGGTAGCCAGCGGTACGGAGAACCAGACGCGAGGTGCCGAAGAGAGCGCAAAAGCGATGGAGGAAATGGCCGCGGGTATCAGTCGCATCGCTGAAAGTTCATCCATCGTTTCTGAGGTGGCTTCTGAGACGATGCAACAGGCGGAAGAAGGCAACCGTTTTGTTCAAAATACGGTTAAGCAGATGAATGCGATCAGCGACTCTGTCAAACGTTCAGAAGAATCGATCTTGCACCTGGTGGAGCGTGCGCATGCGATCGAAAAAATCGTCGAGTTGATTACAAATATCGCTGACCAAACCAGTTTGCTTGCACTCAATGCGGCGATAGAGGCGGCAAGAGCTGGAGAATCAGGCCGCGGATTTGCCGTTGTCGCGGATGAAGTGAGAAAACTTGCCGAACGAACGGCTGAATCGACAAAACAGATCACCTATTTGATTGAAGAAACGCAGAAAGACACGAAATCTACAGTGGAATACATGGGACAAGTGAAAAAAGAAGTGGAATCGGGCCTTTCCGTGGCACAAGAAACGGAACAGAAATTCGTACGTATTTTCGAATCAATGAACCGAATCGCCGGACAAATCCAAGAGGTTGCTGCAACCGCTCAACAATTGTCGGCCGGAACGCAACAAGTAGCCGCTTCCGTAGAAGAGATGGCACGCGTATCGCAAGAAACGGCGGCACATTCGCAAAATGTTGCGGCAATCACGGAAGAACAATTGGCTTCTATGGAGGAAATCGGTTCCTCTGCAGCAAACTTGGAAAAAATGGTGGAAGAATTGCAAAGCCTCATGCAACGTTTCAAAGTCTGA
- a CDS encoding D-2-hydroxyacid dehydrogenase, translating to MKIVVLDGYTLNPGDLSWHSLEELGDATIYERTPEERIIERASGAEIVLTNKTPLKAETLAKLPDLRYIGVLATGYDIVDIQAASRKQIVVTNVPEYGTKSVAQMVFALLLELCNKVQLHSDAVKSGEWARNPDWCFWKAPLIELAGKTMGIIGYGHIGEQVARIALAMGMNVVANRRSANKHHPFVDLKGQSFQWVDLQELLRISDVISLHCPLTQETKGLINKESLRLMKPTSFLINTARGGLVVDADLADALNHGVIAGAALDVLSKEPPGNDNPLLTAKNCLITPHIAWASKEARQRLLEIAVNNIQAFLEGKPVNVVNKD from the coding sequence ATGAAGATAGTCGTGTTGGACGGTTATACATTAAATCCAGGAGATTTAAGTTGGCATTCATTGGAGGAGCTTGGGGACGCAACGATCTACGAGCGTACGCCCGAAGAACGGATCATTGAGCGTGCAAGCGGCGCCGAAATCGTGCTCACCAACAAAACGCCTTTGAAAGCGGAGACTCTCGCAAAACTGCCAGACCTTCGTTATATCGGCGTACTGGCTACCGGTTACGATATCGTGGATATACAAGCGGCCTCCCGCAAACAGATCGTTGTCACGAACGTTCCAGAGTATGGAACAAAATCAGTAGCCCAGATGGTATTCGCCTTGCTTTTGGAGTTATGTAACAAAGTTCAGTTACACAGTGATGCGGTAAAAAGCGGAGAGTGGGCAAGAAATCCGGACTGGTGTTTCTGGAAAGCCCCTCTCATTGAGTTGGCAGGCAAAACGATGGGGATTATCGGTTATGGCCATATCGGTGAGCAAGTGGCTCGCATTGCTTTGGCCATGGGTATGAATGTCGTAGCGAATCGGCGATCGGCTAACAAACATCACCCTTTTGTTGATTTGAAGGGACAATCGTTTCAATGGGTCGATCTACAGGAGCTCTTACGCATCTCTGATGTAATCTCACTGCACTGCCCTCTTACCCAAGAGACGAAAGGTCTTATCAATAAGGAAAGCTTGAGACTGATGAAGCCTACGTCTTTTCTCATCAATACGGCACGCGGGGGTCTCGTCGTCGACGCGGATCTTGCCGACGCGCTGAATCATGGCGTGATTGCGGGAGCAGCGTTGGATGTCTTGTCCAAGGAACCGCCTGGAAACGATAATCCGTTGCTGACGGCAAAAAATTGCTTGATTACGCCTCATATCGCCTGGGCATCAAAAGAAGCAAGACAGAGGTTACTGGAAATTGCCGTGAACAATATACAAGCGTTTTTGGAGGGAAAACCCGTGAATGTGGTAAACAAGGATTGA
- a CDS encoding GNAT family N-acetyltransferase yields MKLVGHKIYLRFLEATDVGALAEMHRRNREFWQQYTPERTEEFYMEEYQLNRIQTSLAKMERDEQYTFGIFLVGTDELIGIIELTEVVRGPLQTCWLGYYVDQSHNGHGYTTEAVRLIVDHAFEVLKLHRIEAGVMPHNIGSIRVLEKAGFHKEGLSKKNVKINGKWEDHLHFAIVNPNDSE; encoded by the coding sequence ATGAAATTGGTGGGACACAAAATCTATTTGCGATTTTTAGAGGCCACAGATGTGGGGGCGTTGGCAGAGATGCACCGTAGAAACCGAGAATTTTGGCAACAGTATACCCCAGAACGGACCGAGGAGTTCTATATGGAGGAATATCAGTTAAATCGAATCCAAACCAGCTTGGCGAAGATGGAAAGAGACGAGCAATACACGTTCGGCATTTTCCTCGTCGGTACTGATGAACTGATTGGCATCATTGAGTTAACTGAAGTAGTACGTGGTCCTTTACAGACATGTTGGCTAGGCTATTATGTAGATCAATCGCACAACGGACATGGCTATACTACTGAAGCTGTGCGCCTGATCGTTGACCATGCCTTCGAGGTTCTCAAGTTGCACAGAATCGAAGCAGGGGTCATGCCACATAACATCGGGTCGATTCGAGTTTTGGAAAAGGCAGGATTCCATAAGGAGGGGCTTTCCAAGAAGAACGTGAAGATTAACGGGAAGTGGGAAGATCATTTACACTTCGCTATCGTGAATCCCAATGATTCAGAATGA